From Triticum aestivum cultivar Chinese Spring chromosome 4A, IWGSC CS RefSeq v2.1, whole genome shotgun sequence, a single genomic window includes:
- the LOC123085626 gene encoding uncharacterized protein translates to MVPNDAASRGGEIVEVVVGEPASPSAAMRLMDFIPIYIPTVEKGALSRGARKTRFLDFLRARPSKEWFLRSTFVGRLRRRSQVTAGEDEDGPDSDGNAGGCRPRRRRRFRVPFVRKIRWGKLWTHAVSWCRRPANFGMIIWLAFVAAGLLLLFLLMTGLLDDAIPGDERRKKWSEVINQILNALFTIMCLYQHPRIFHHLVLLLRWRPDGDCEAIRKVYCKEGAPVPPRDRAHMLVVVALLHITCLAQYFCCALFWSYSRTDRPNWALNIGYGFGTGLPVVAALYLAYSPLGRKQARDPDAGPSSSGEEASRHGGAPENDGRGVAIRIYNRSVVVSRPEWSGGLCDCCDDGTVCALSATCTFCVFGWNMERLGFGNMYVHAFTFILLCVAPLLIFSVTALNVHDDDIRDAVVAVGVLLCFCGFLYGGYWRTQMRKRYKLPAGGGGRRAAVGDCAKWFFCWSCALAQEVRTANFYDFDDDRFVGHGARNEEGRAVLVPLPREAATSTHSRSLSCPPKIDAMAALGGAGTGALDEQMVDVAMGRSATYNGYGDAMRPPLPPLIQMDREE, encoded by the coding sequence ATGGTTCCCAACGACGCCGCGAGCCGCGGCGGCGAGATCGTGGAGGTCGTCGTAGGCGAGCCGGCCTCGCCGTCGGCCGCAATGCGGCTCATGGACTTCATCCCCATCTACATTCCCACCGTGGAGAAGGGAGCGCTGAGCAGGGGCGCGCGCAAGACGCGGTTCCTCGACTTCCTTCGCGCGCGCCCGTCCAAGGAGTGGTTCCTCCGGTCCACCTTCGTGGGGCGCCTCCGCCGCAGGAGCCAGGTCACGGCCGGGGAAGATGAAGACGGCCCGGACTCCGACGGTAACGCCGGTGGGTGCcggccgcggaggaggcggcggtTCCGCGTGCCGTTCGTGCGGAAGATCAGGTGGGGCAAGCTGTGGACTCACGCGGTGAGCTGGTGCAGGCGGCCGGCCAACTTCGGGATGATCATCTGGCTGGCGTTCGTCGCGGCGGGGCTGCTGCTGCTGTTCCTGCTCATGACGGGGTTGCTCGACGACGCCATCCCGGGGGACGAACGGCGCAAGAAGTGGTCGGAGGTGATCAACCAGATCCTCAACGCGCTCTTCACCATCATGTGCCTGTACCAGCACCCCAGGATCTTCCACCACCTGGTGCTGCTCCTCCGGTGGCGCCCCGACGGCGACTGCGAGGCCATCCGCAAGGTGTACTGCAAGGAGGGCGCGCCGGTGCCGCCGCGCGACCGCGCCCACATGCTGGTGGTGGTGGCGCTGCTGCACATCACCTGCCTGGCCCAGTACTTCTGCTGCGCTCTGTTCTGGAGCTACTCGCGCACCGACCGGCCCAACTGGGCTCTCAACATCGGCTACGGCTTCGGCACGGggctccccgtcgtcgccgccctctACCTGGCCTACAGCCCGCTGGGCCGGAAGCAGGCACGCGACCCGGACGCGGGGCCGTCGTCGTCGGGCGAGGAGGCGAGCCGTCACGGCGGGGCTCCGGAGAACGACGGCCGCGGCGTGGCGATCAGGATATACAACCGGTCCGTGGTGGTGAGCAGGCCGGAGTGGAGCGGCGGGCTGTGCGACTGCTGCGACGACGGGACGGTGTGCGCGCTGTCGGCGACCTGCACCTTCTGCGTCTTCGGGTGGAACATGGAGCGCCTCGGGTTCGGCAACATGTACGTGCACGCCTTCACCTTCATCCTGCTCTGCGTCGCGCCCCTCCTCATCTTCAGCGTCACGGCGCTCAACGTCCACGACGACGACATCCGCGACGCCGTCGTGGCAGTGGGCGTGCTCCTCTGCTTCTGCGGCTTCCTCTACGGCGGCTACTGGCGGACGCAGATGCGGAAGCGGTACAAGCTGCCGgcaggaggcggcgggcggcgggccgcGGTGGGCGACTGCGCCAAGTGGTTCTTCTGCTGGAGCTGCGCGCTCGCGCAGGAGGTGCGGACGGCTAACTTCTACGACTTCGACGACGATCGATTCGTCGGCCACGGGGCGCGCAACGAGGAGGGCCGCGCCGTGCTGGTGCCGCTGCCGCGGGAGGCGGCCACGTCGACGCACTCCCGGAGCCTGTCGTGCCCGCCCAAGATTGACGCCATGGCAGCACTGGGCGGCGCCGGCACGGGCGCACTGGATGAGCAGATGGTCGACGTCGCGATGGGGAGGTCGGCCACGTACAACGGCTATGGCGATGCCATGAGGCCGCCTTTGCCGCCGCTGATACAAATGGACAGGGAAGAGTAG
- the LOC123085625 gene encoding senescence associated gene 20 — protein sequence MMRLLTGAGTNAEFRFCPRSVDAFGSTVIAEGSAGQLLYWVHAWTVGPDGVITQLREYFNTDLTVTRLSAAAATNNASAGSPSHSSSSSASSSPSSSTSSGLSSPAHTPKWPKCLWQSRRTDRARKSLPGLVLAI from the coding sequence ATGATGCGCCTCCTCACCGGCGCCGGCACCAACGCCGAGTTCAGGTTCTGCCCGCGCTCCGTCGACGCCTTCGGCTCCACCGTCATCGCCGAGGGGAGCGCCGGCCAGCTCCTCTACTGGGTGCACGCCTGGACCGTCGGGCCCGATGGGGTGATCACCCAGCTCAGGGAGTACTTCAACACCGACCTCACCGTCACCCGCCTCTCCGCCGCGGCGGCCACCAACAACGCCAGCGCGGGCTCCCCTAgccactcctcctcttcctctgcctcttcctccccctcctcgtccacgtcctcgggCCTCTCCTCGCCGGCGCACACGCCCAAGTGGCCCAAGTGCCTGTGGCAGAGCCGCCGCACCGACCGCGCGCGCAAGTCGCTGCCGGGCCTCGTCCTCGCCATCTAA